A genomic window from Candidatus Bathyarchaeota archaeon includes:
- a CDS encoding TIGR00296 family protein has translation MKFQLTLEEGKFLVNLARQTVTTYLETGRILQVPANVSTKLMEPCGVFVTLNSIAKKTKCLRGCIGLPYPTSPLVKAVIEAAVSAATQDPRFPPVDVQELDNIVFEVSVLTPPELVKVEKPTDYPSKIKVGRDGLILEQGYHKGLLLPQVPVEWNWEVEEFLCQTAMKAGVPPDSWLLKGTKIYRFEAIIFEERAPKGDVEQKEI, from the coding sequence GTGAAATTTCAGTTGACACTAGAAGAAGGAAAGTTTCTAGTGAACCTTGCAAGGCAAACAGTTACAACTTACCTTGAAACAGGAAGAATCCTACAAGTTCCTGCAAATGTTTCAACCAAACTAATGGAGCCCTGTGGCGTTTTTGTTACCTTGAATAGTATCGCCAAGAAAACAAAATGTTTGAGAGGCTGCATTGGTTTGCCGTATCCGACATCACCCCTTGTTAAGGCAGTAATCGAAGCAGCGGTTAGTGCAGCAACACAGGACCCACGTTTTCCTCCAGTTGATGTTCAAGAACTCGACAATATAGTTTTTGAAGTCAGCGTATTAACTCCCCCTGAGCTTGTTAAAGTTGAAAAACCAACTGATTATCCGTCGAAAATCAAGGTAGGACGAGACGGATTGATACTTGAGCAGGGTTACCATAAGGGTTTATTGTTGCCGCAGGTTCCGGTTGAGTGGAACTGGGAAGTTGAAGAGTTTTTGTGCCAAACTGCCATGAAAGCAGGGGTGCCCCCTGATTCTTGGTTGTTAAAAGGCACCAAAATTTATCGTTTTGAAGCAATTATTTTTGAGGAACGTGCACCCAAAGGCGATGTGGAACAAAAAGAAATCTGA
- a CDS encoding RlmE family RNA methyltransferase, whose product MPGSAWVNERKNEFYYRKAKAENLRSRAYFKLIQAVQRYNFIKPGHVVVDLGAAPGGWTQAALRLVEGSGFVLAVDLKKIAPFDAPNALAIVGDVTQQEIMQKILQLLPHAPDVVVSDVAPNVSGTWELDHARQIDLATQSLNIAVSLLRPGGNFFVKVFQGSTTNNFIKDIKRHFSFVKLIKPKASRSKSAELYVLGMKFRK is encoded by the coding sequence TTGCCAGGAAGTGCATGGGTAAACGAACGAAAAAACGAATTCTATTACCGTAAAGCAAAAGCAGAAAACCTGCGTTCACGAGCCTATTTTAAACTTATTCAAGCAGTACAACGATACAATTTCATAAAACCCGGACACGTAGTGGTAGATTTAGGTGCTGCCCCTGGGGGTTGGACCCAAGCAGCTCTGCGGTTAGTTGAAGGTTCAGGTTTTGTTTTAGCAGTTGACCTGAAAAAAATTGCCCCTTTTGATGCACCAAACGCCTTAGCAATTGTTGGCGACGTTACCCAACAAGAAATTATGCAAAAAATTTTGCAGTTGCTGCCCCATGCCCCTGATGTAGTTGTTTCAGATGTTGCACCCAACGTTTCAGGAACCTGGGAACTTGACCACGCTCGACAAATTGATCTAGCAACTCAATCCCTAAACATTGCGGTTTCACTTCTTCGACCTGGCGGAAACTTTTTTGTTAAAGTCTTTCAAGGCAGCACAACAAACAATTTCATTAAAGACATAAAACGCCATTTCAGCTTCGTAAAACTAATAAAACCAAAAGCCAGCCGAAGCAAAAGTGCTGAACTATACGTCCTTGGAATGAAATTTAGAAAATAA
- a CDS encoding transcriptional regulator — protein MPRRNELEYKALEVISNSGTDGVLQSELWRELDATSREGSRIALKLETKGLILRDKELHEGRWTYRLFTKRKPASLNTIIDSPCLMCPNDARCGAWGPISPHECKMLTAWILGVELPELETSGEI, from the coding sequence ATGCCCAGACGCAACGAACTTGAATATAAAGCCTTAGAGGTCATTTCCAACAGTGGAACTGATGGTGTACTTCAATCTGAACTATGGCGAGAACTTGATGCAACCAGCAGGGAAGGCAGCAGAATCGCCCTGAAACTTGAAACAAAAGGTTTGATCCTTCGAGACAAAGAACTCCATGAAGGACGATGGACTTATCGTCTTTTCACTAAACGTAAACCTGCATCTCTTAATACAATAATTGATTCTCCGTGTTTGATGTGCCCAAACGATGCCCGATGTGGTGCTTGGGGTCCAATTTCTCCCCACGAATGCAAGATGCTCACTGCGTGGATTTTGGGTGTGGAATTGCCTGAACTGGAAACTTCTGGTGAAATCTAG